Proteins encoded in a region of the Trichosurus vulpecula isolate mTriVul1 chromosome 9, mTriVul1.pri, whole genome shotgun sequence genome:
- the LOC118831550 gene encoding olfactory receptor 13D1-like → MEKGNYTVVTEFFLVGLSNYPGLQMLLYVLCLLTYVVILLGNSILLIISILDSCLHTPMYFFLGNLSFLDICYTSSLIPQMLKIFVSQRKSISFIGCALQMVISLALGSTECILLAVMAFGRYVAICNPLRYTIIMNKGLCVKMAAWTWMLGFLNSLTQSVLALIMPFCENIIDNLTCEILALFKLICGDISLNVLIITIASIFVLIIPLLLIFSSYIFILSTILRINSSEGRKKAFSTCSAHLTVVILFYGSALFMYMMPNSKDTKLFDEIFGLSYWVITPMLNPIIYSLRNKEVKEGVNKVLIRNLYLRRM, encoded by the coding sequence ATGGAAAAGGGGAATTATACGGTTGTGACAGAGTTTTTTCTGGTGGGGCTTTCTAACTACCCAGGCCTCCAGATGCTTCTTTATGTGCTCTGCCTGCTGACGTACGTGGTGATTCTCCTGGGAAACAGCATCCTCCTTATCATCAGCATCTTGGATTCCTGCCTCCACACcccaatgtatttttttctcgGGAACCTCTCATTTCTGGACATCTGCTACACATCCTCCTTAATCCCTCAAATGCTGAAAATTTTTGTGTCTCAGAGAAAATCCATTTCCTTCATTGGATGTGCCCTGCAGATGGTTATTTCTCTTGCATTGGGGTCCACAGAGTGCATTCTCCTGGCTGTGATGGCTTTTGGCCGGTATGTCGCCATCTGCAATCCCCTAAGATACACCATCATCATGAACAAGGGACTCTGTGTGAAAATGGCTGCTTGGACCTGGATGCTAGGATTTCTGAACTCCCTGACACAATCTGTGCTTGCCCTGATAATGCCTTTCTGTGAGAACATAATTGATAACCTTACCTGTGAAATCCTGGCCCTTTTCAAGCTTATCTGTGGAGATATCTCCCTCAATGTACTTATCATAACAATTGCAAGTATCTTTGTCTTAATCATACCTTTGctactcattttctcctcctataTCTTCATCCTCTCCACCATCTTGAGGATCAACTCtagtgaagggaggaagaaagcctTTTCCACTTGTTCAGCCCACTTGACTGTGGTCATCTTGTTCTATGGGTCTGCCCTTTTCATGTACATGATGCCCAATTCTAAGGACACTAAGCTTTTTGATGAAATCTTTGGGTTGTCTTACTGGGTGATCACTCCAATGTTGAACCCCATCATCTATAGCCTGAGGAACAAGGAGGTAAAAGAGGGTGTGAATAAAGTCCTAATCAGAAATCTGTACTTGAGGAGAATGTGA